The following proteins come from a genomic window of Nitrospira sp.:
- a CDS encoding Sulfhydrogenase subunit alpha has product MSEGPDQIRTIAVDMVARVEGEGALRVTVKDGTVRDVELKIFEPPRFFEAFLQGRHYEEVPDIVARICGICPIAYQMSAVHALEQIFGLRVEGALRDLRRLIYCGEWIESHALHVYLLQAPDFLGYDSAIAMAKDHAAVVTRGLRLKKAGNAIMTLLGGRSVHPVSVKVGGFSRVPLRRELAALKDELLWARDAAVETVRWVASFEVPNLDMDYNCVALRHPDEYPLNEGQIAAAAGLQVSAHEFEHHFTEHQVPYSNALHCTLQGSPYVVGPLARLNWNHEHLTPLAKQALADNNIALPLRNPFYGIVARSIEILYALEESLRLVERYEPPPLSAAPITVRSGIGMACTEAPRGILYHRYEVDGDGVIREAKIVPPTSQNQSSIEQDLRRFMPRLLHLPDKEAALACERVIRCYDPCISCATHFLNLEIRREGRA; this is encoded by the coding sequence ATGTCTGAAGGGCCGGACCAAATAAGGACGATTGCTGTCGACATGGTGGCGCGTGTGGAAGGTGAAGGGGCTCTCCGTGTGACGGTAAAGGACGGCACTGTCCGGGACGTGGAACTCAAGATTTTCGAGCCGCCGAGGTTCTTCGAAGCCTTCTTGCAGGGACGACATTACGAAGAGGTGCCGGACATCGTCGCGCGCATTTGCGGCATCTGTCCGATCGCGTACCAGATGAGCGCGGTTCATGCGCTGGAGCAAATTTTCGGCCTGCGCGTTGAGGGGGCGTTGCGCGACCTGCGACGGCTCATTTACTGCGGGGAATGGATCGAGAGTCACGCGCTGCACGTCTATCTGTTGCAGGCGCCGGATTTTCTCGGTTACGACAGCGCCATTGCGATGGCGAAGGATCATGCAGCCGTCGTGACGAGGGGTCTACGTCTCAAGAAGGCAGGCAATGCCATCATGACGTTGCTGGGAGGCCGCTCCGTGCATCCGGTCTCCGTGAAGGTCGGCGGGTTCTCTCGTGTGCCGTTGCGGCGCGAACTTGCAGCGTTGAAGGATGAGCTGTTATGGGCGCGCGATGCGGCCGTGGAAACTGTGCGCTGGGTCGCATCGTTCGAGGTCCCGAATTTGGACATGGACTATAATTGCGTCGCGCTTCGTCATCCGGACGAGTATCCGCTCAATGAGGGACAGATTGCAGCCGCCGCCGGCTTGCAGGTTTCGGCGCACGAGTTCGAACACCACTTCACCGAGCACCAAGTCCCCTATTCCAACGCCCTCCACTGCACCTTACAAGGCTCGCCCTATGTGGTCGGCCCGCTGGCTCGACTGAACTGGAATCACGAGCATCTGACACCGCTGGCGAAACAGGCCCTGGCTGACAACAACATCGCGCTGCCGTTGCGCAACCCGTTTTACGGCATCGTCGCCCGTTCGATCGAAATTCTTTACGCGCTGGAGGAATCCTTGCGGCTCGTCGAGCGGTATGAGCCTCCGCCCTTATCGGCGGCGCCAATCACTGTGCGATCAGGTATCGGTATGGCCTGTACGGAAGCGCCACGAGGAATTCTCTATCATCGGTACGAGGTGGACGGCGACGGCGTGATTCGTGAAGCCAAGATCGTTCCGCCGACCTCTCAGAACCAGTCCAGCATCGAACAGGACTTGCGCCGGTTCATGCCGCGTCTCTTGCATCTCCCCGATAAGGAAGCGGCGCTCGCCTGTGAACGGGTCATTCGTTGCTACGATCCTTGTATATCTTGCGCGACACATTTTTTGAATCTGGAGATCAGGCGGGAGGGCCGCGCGTGA
- a CDS encoding Acylphosphate phosphohydrolase / [NiFe] hydrogenase metallocenter assembly protein HypF: MSGTLARRLRVEVEGTVQGVGFRPFIYRLASELGLTGWVKNTCTGVVIEVEGAVPVVKTFLERMRTDVPSSASVEAMNTSVVPVLDDTGFSIEQSAESGQHTLTIPPDVATCADCLREMTDPTDRRFRYPFLTCTQCGPRYSLLTAVPYERSNTTMAGFELCVACRAEYATESDRRFHAEPIACPSCGPRLCLWDEQGREISSGEEALRQAEVMLSQGLIVAVKGLGGFQFWVDATSKEAVQRLRDRKRRPEKPFAVIFPSIEAVKNHCLLSSDEEELLGSPRAPIVLVRKRADAVLADTVAPGNPYLGVMLPPTPLHHLLMESLRRPMVATSGNRSEEPIVIDEWEALVRLKGIADALLVHDRPIERPIDDSVVLVVPKEFGMKDTEQAEKSKGEVVIVRRARGYAPQAICWTDGPANGAQGPVLAVGGHLKNTVAVLTGNRVVLSQHLGNLSTLEADRAFRQAVDDLQRLLQVIPRTIACDLHPDYRSTNFARELARNLSVPLIPVQHHHAHVASCMAEHRLDGEVLGIAWDGAGYGGDGQVWGGEFLIANYREFTRYASLKPFRLLGGEAAMKEPSRSAAALLWELMGEEMPTYSVPSWKVTQDQREKFAVLLRSGIASPWTTSIGRLFDAVASLTGLCHKASFEGQAAMAVQFAAEQEYEDGMRIEGYPMDLVPSRSPHTKWVVDWHSMMSAMLDDLRRGCRVEKIAVRFHAALAEAAVCVAQEAGLPRVVLSGGCFQNRLLLLLVRQHLEHAGFTVYSHALVPPNDGGLSLGQAVVAACRLGEKGNA; this comes from the coding sequence ATGAGCGGGACGCTTGCCCGGCGTCTACGTGTCGAGGTGGAAGGAACAGTACAGGGTGTGGGGTTTCGCCCGTTCATCTACAGGCTGGCATCCGAGTTGGGATTGACTGGATGGGTGAAGAACACGTGCACCGGCGTGGTGATCGAAGTAGAAGGAGCGGTACCGGTTGTGAAGACTTTTCTTGAAAGGATGCGCACCGACGTACCGTCTTCGGCTTCTGTAGAGGCGATGAATACGAGTGTTGTTCCAGTGCTCGACGACACCGGTTTTTCGATAGAACAGAGCGCTGAATCCGGTCAACACACCCTTACTATTCCGCCGGATGTGGCCACCTGCGCCGACTGTCTGCGTGAGATGACTGATCCAACCGATCGTCGTTTTCGATATCCGTTTCTCACCTGTACCCAATGCGGTCCCCGCTATAGCCTGCTCACGGCGGTTCCATACGAGCGGTCCAATACCACCATGGCGGGTTTCGAACTTTGCGTGGCTTGTCGCGCCGAGTATGCCACCGAATCGGATCGACGCTTCCATGCGGAACCGATCGCCTGTCCATCCTGCGGCCCACGGCTGTGTTTATGGGATGAGCAGGGCCGGGAAATATCGAGCGGTGAGGAGGCCTTGCGGCAAGCTGAGGTTATGCTCAGTCAAGGGCTCATTGTCGCCGTGAAAGGACTGGGCGGATTTCAGTTCTGGGTCGATGCGACATCGAAAGAGGCGGTCCAGCGCTTACGAGATCGAAAACGAAGGCCCGAGAAGCCGTTTGCGGTGATATTCCCATCCATCGAGGCGGTGAAAAACCATTGCTTGTTGTCTTCAGACGAGGAAGAGTTGCTCGGCTCGCCGCGAGCGCCGATCGTCTTGGTTCGAAAGCGAGCAGATGCGGTTCTTGCCGATACCGTAGCCCCCGGCAATCCTTACCTCGGTGTGATGCTGCCGCCGACGCCGCTTCATCATCTTTTGATGGAGTCACTTCGGCGGCCAATGGTGGCTACCAGCGGTAATCGATCCGAAGAACCGATCGTGATCGATGAATGGGAGGCATTGGTTCGACTTAAAGGCATTGCCGATGCGCTGCTGGTGCATGACAGGCCGATCGAAAGGCCCATCGATGATTCGGTGGTGTTGGTGGTGCCCAAAGAATTCGGGATGAAAGATACCGAGCAAGCAGAAAAATCAAAAGGTGAGGTGGTCATCGTTCGTCGAGCGAGAGGTTATGCGCCTCAAGCTATCTGCTGGACGGATGGCCCTGCGAATGGAGCTCAGGGGCCGGTATTGGCCGTGGGTGGACATCTCAAAAACACCGTGGCCGTTCTTACCGGCAATCGTGTCGTGTTGAGCCAGCATCTCGGGAATTTATCTACTCTGGAAGCGGACAGAGCGTTTCGGCAAGCGGTCGATGATCTCCAGCGACTGCTCCAAGTCATACCACGGACCATTGCCTGTGATCTCCACCCAGACTATCGCTCCACCAATTTCGCGCGAGAACTGGCTAGGAACCTGTCTGTTCCATTGATTCCCGTGCAGCACCACCATGCTCACGTGGCCTCGTGTATGGCAGAGCACAGGCTCGACGGTGAAGTGTTGGGTATAGCTTGGGACGGAGCCGGCTATGGAGGAGACGGCCAGGTGTGGGGCGGCGAATTCTTGATCGCGAACTACCGGGAGTTCACTCGGTACGCCTCTCTCAAACCTTTTCGGTTGTTGGGCGGAGAAGCGGCGATGAAGGAGCCGAGCCGATCTGCCGCAGCCCTGTTGTGGGAACTCATGGGAGAGGAGATGCCGACCTATTCAGTTCCTTCTTGGAAGGTGACGCAAGATCAACGTGAGAAGTTTGCGGTCCTGCTCCGGTCCGGCATCGCGTCACCTTGGACCACGAGCATAGGGCGCCTGTTCGATGCTGTCGCATCGCTTACCGGCTTGTGTCACAAGGCGTCTTTTGAAGGACAAGCCGCCATGGCGGTCCAGTTTGCCGCGGAGCAAGAGTATGAAGACGGAATGAGGATAGAAGGATATCCGATGGATTTGGTGCCGAGCCGGAGTCCTCATACCAAGTGGGTTGTCGATTGGCATTCCATGATGAGTGCTATGTTGGATGATCTCCGCAGAGGGTGTCGTGTTGAAAAGATTGCCGTGCGGTTCCATGCGGCTCTTGCCGAAGCGGCTGTGTGTGTCGCCCAAGAAGCCGGCTTGCCTCGTGTCGTCCTGAGCGGCGGCTGTTTTCAAAATCGGCTTCTTCTCTTACTTGTAAGACAACATTTAGAGCATGCAGGATTCACTGTGTATAGCCATGCGCTGGTTCCTCCCAATGACGGCGGACTGTCGCTGGGACAGGCGGTGGTTGCTGCGTGCCGATTGGGCGAGAAAGGTAACGCATAA
- a CDS encoding [NiFe] hydrogenase metallocenter assembly protein HypC, with protein MCLAVPGQVLNIEEDALRTATVSFGGVTKSVSLALVPETKVGDYVIVHVGFAISKLDEEAAQRTLETYAELAASSSPNATDG; from the coding sequence ATGTGTCTTGCAGTCCCAGGGCAAGTCCTGAACATCGAAGAGGACGCGCTTCGCACCGCAACCGTGTCGTTCGGCGGAGTCACGAAATCCGTCTCATTAGCGCTGGTGCCGGAAACCAAAGTCGGCGACTATGTCATCGTCCATGTCGGTTTTGCGATCAGCAAACTGGATGAGGAAGCGGCCCAGCGAACGTTGGAGACCTACGCGGAGTTGGCAGCTTCAAGCTCGCCGAATGCGACTGATGGTTGA
- a CDS encoding RelB/StbD replicon stabilization protein (antitoxin to RelE/StbE) has product MAGAVRKSRIREVPLSEIKDDLSRFLHEAEKQEIVITRHGKPAGVLIGFESEDDWFEYKLENDPRFLRRIEQARKSLKAGRVTRLEDMAE; this is encoded by the coding sequence ATGGCTGGAGCAGTTCGGAAATCCAGAATAAGAGAAGTCCCGTTATCCGAGATCAAGGATGACCTGTCCAGATTTTTGCACGAGGCTGAGAAGCAGGAGATCGTCATCACTCGACATGGAAAGCCCGCCGGTGTCCTGATCGGATTCGAGTCGGAGGACGATTGGTTTGAGTACAAGCTCGAAAACGACCCTCGCTTTCTACGGCGCATCGAACAAGCCCGCAAGAGCCTGAAGGCCGGTCGGGTTACTCGTTTGGAAGATATGGCGGAGTAA
- a CDS encoding [NiFe] hydrogenase metallocenter assembly protein HypD encodes MKYVDEFRNREVATALAERIKKTVRRPWTIMEVCGGQTHAIVRFGLDSLLPPNLTLVHGPGCPVCVTSVSLIDQAVCIASLPGVIFCSFGDMLRVPGSRGDLFGVKAAGGDVRIIYSPLDALELARKNPDREVACFAVGFETTAPAWAMAVSQAKQSGITNFSLLIAHVLVPPAMEAILSSPQNRIQGFLAAGHVCTVMGYEEYEAIAQRYRVPIVVTGFEPLDVLEGVAMLVSQLEEGRVEVENQYARSVSREGNKQAKTIVDEVFEPAARAWRGIGEIQASGLRLKSAYYAYDAGLKFQRELAQLAEGKEDPECQSGLVLQGLLKPPDCPAFGIRCTPEQPLGAPMVSSEGTCAAYYRYRNHATREA; translated from the coding sequence ATGAAGTACGTGGATGAATTTCGCAATCGTGAAGTCGCGACGGCGCTGGCGGAGCGGATCAAGAAGACAGTGCGTCGGCCTTGGACCATCATGGAAGTCTGCGGGGGGCAGACTCACGCGATCGTACGGTTCGGGCTCGACAGTCTGTTGCCACCAAATCTTACGCTGGTTCATGGACCAGGTTGCCCGGTTTGTGTGACATCGGTGTCGCTCATCGATCAGGCAGTCTGCATTGCATCATTGCCGGGAGTGATCTTCTGTTCGTTCGGCGACATGTTGCGTGTCCCTGGTTCCCGTGGGGATCTGTTCGGAGTGAAGGCGGCAGGCGGGGACGTTCGCATCATCTATTCGCCGTTGGACGCACTTGAGCTGGCCCGTAAAAATCCGGATCGCGAAGTCGCTTGTTTCGCTGTGGGATTTGAAACGACTGCGCCGGCCTGGGCGATGGCGGTCTCGCAGGCGAAACAGTCGGGCATCACCAATTTCAGTCTGCTGATCGCCCATGTGCTGGTGCCGCCGGCGATGGAAGCGATCCTGTCGTCGCCGCAAAATCGGATCCAGGGCTTTCTCGCCGCAGGCCACGTCTGCACTGTGATGGGTTATGAGGAGTACGAAGCCATCGCACAGCGGTATCGCGTCCCAATCGTCGTGACTGGGTTTGAGCCGCTCGATGTGCTCGAAGGGGTGGCCATGTTGGTCAGTCAGTTGGAGGAGGGACGGGTCGAGGTCGAAAATCAGTATGCGCGATCGGTCAGTCGGGAAGGGAACAAGCAGGCAAAAACCATCGTCGACGAGGTCTTTGAACCGGCAGCTCGTGCTTGGCGAGGCATCGGCGAGATTCAAGCAAGTGGTCTGCGTCTCAAGTCAGCCTACTATGCCTACGACGCTGGGTTGAAATTCCAGCGGGAGCTTGCGCAACTCGCTGAAGGAAAGGAAGATCCAGAATGCCAAAGTGGGCTGGTTCTCCAGGGTTTGCTCAAGCCGCCTGACTGCCCAGCCTTCGGAATTCGCTGCACACCGGAGCAACCGTTGGGTGCGCCGATGGTGTCGAGCGAAGGAACCTGCGCCGCTTATTATCGATACCGAAACCACGCGACTCGTGAAGCGTGA
- a CDS encoding [NiFe] hydrogenase metallocenter assembly protein HypE yields MQELIHDVFVRAFQNPMLAPLHDGATWPVEKGMLAFTTDSYVVRPLFFPGGDIGSLAVNGTINDLAMCGAKPLYLSVGFILEEGLSLDVLRRVVSSMAEAARAAGVPIVTGDTKVVDRGKGDGIFITTSGVGLVPDGIRVLPALIEPGDAILVSGDLGSHGVAVLSVREGLTFDGHVESDSAPLHHIVSELIDNGIEIHCLRDLTRGGLASILNELAAAAKVGMVVEEPAVPVSEPVRGACELLGLDPLYVANEGRFVAMVPDSHAEAALAVMRRHEAARQAAHIGMVTDRDPPTVVLRTVIGTHRVLDLLSGEQLPRIC; encoded by the coding sequence ATGCAGGAGCTGATTCACGACGTATTCGTGCGGGCTTTTCAGAACCCGATGCTGGCGCCCCTCCACGACGGCGCAACGTGGCCGGTTGAAAAAGGGATGCTCGCCTTCACCACCGATTCTTATGTGGTACGCCCGCTGTTCTTCCCCGGCGGCGACATCGGGAGTTTGGCAGTGAACGGTACGATTAACGATCTGGCCATGTGCGGCGCCAAGCCGCTCTATTTAAGTGTGGGATTCATCCTGGAAGAGGGACTCAGCCTGGACGTGCTGCGGCGAGTCGTGAGCTCGATGGCCGAAGCCGCACGGGCGGCGGGAGTGCCGATCGTGACCGGCGATACCAAGGTCGTGGATCGCGGCAAGGGCGATGGAATCTTCATCACTACGTCCGGCGTTGGTCTGGTGCCAGATGGTATCCGTGTGTTGCCGGCATTGATTGAGCCCGGTGATGCGATCCTTGTGAGCGGCGATCTTGGCTCCCATGGCGTGGCCGTCCTCAGCGTACGAGAAGGACTGACGTTCGACGGCCATGTCGAAAGCGATTCAGCACCGTTGCATCACATCGTGAGTGAGCTGATCGACAACGGCATTGAGATCCATTGCCTGCGCGACCTCACCCGCGGCGGACTGGCCAGTATATTAAACGAACTGGCTGCGGCAGCAAAAGTCGGCATGGTGGTGGAGGAGCCCGCCGTTCCTGTGAGCGAACCGGTACGTGGAGCCTGTGAGCTGCTAGGACTCGATCCATTGTACGTGGCGAACGAGGGACGATTCGTCGCGATGGTGCCGGATTCGCATGCAGAAGCTGCGCTCGCTGTCATGCGCCGGCACGAAGCGGCGAGGCAGGCGGCTCACATCGGCATGGTGACGGATCGGGATCCTCCAACGGTCGTCCTACGGACTGTTATCGGCACCCATCGTGTACTTGACTTGCTATCCGGCGAGCAACTGCCGCGAATCTGCTAA
- a CDS encoding Phospholipid ABC transporter shuttle protein MlaC, with amino-acid sequence MLQRQGRGRRAARPSVWPAAFAWAFLWCFADTAFLQGAETPIEAVRETITQVLRILDDPSLKNPTKHAQRRHMLEEIAAGRFDYAEMSKRVLGSYWKPLTETQRKEFVEVYKGFLSDRYAGKIEDYSGRKQDVGYLSERIEGSYAEVRTELRSDKTTLPMDYRLLMRDGRWSAYDIIIDGVSLVSNYRSQFQKIIRESSFEELVNKLRERSLSSETKNKP; translated from the coding sequence ATGCTTCAGCGGCAAGGAAGGGGCCGACGAGCTGCAAGGCCTTCAGTGTGGCCTGCGGCCTTTGCGTGGGCTTTTCTTTGGTGTTTTGCCGACACCGCTTTCCTGCAAGGTGCAGAAACCCCGATAGAGGCGGTGCGCGAGACGATCACCCAGGTCCTCCGCATCCTCGATGACCCTTCCCTGAAAAACCCGACCAAGCACGCGCAGCGTCGGCATATGCTCGAAGAGATCGCCGCCGGCAGATTCGACTACGCAGAAATGTCGAAGCGAGTGTTGGGGAGTTATTGGAAGCCGCTGACCGAGACTCAGAGGAAGGAGTTCGTCGAGGTGTACAAGGGTTTTCTCTCCGATCGGTACGCGGGAAAGATTGAGGATTATAGCGGACGAAAACAGGATGTGGGTTACCTGTCGGAACGGATCGAAGGGTCGTATGCGGAAGTGAGAACCGAATTGCGGTCGGACAAAACAACGCTTCCGATGGATTACCGCCTCTTGATGAGAGATGGTCGGTGGTCGGCTTACGACATCATCATAGACGGCGTAAGTTTGGTGAGCAACTATCGGAGCCAGTTTCAGAAAATCATTCGCGAGAGTTCTTTTGAGGAGCTGGTCAATAAACTGCGCGAACGATCTCTCTCGTCGGAAACAAAGAACAAACCTTGA
- a CDS encoding Outer-membrane-phospholipid-binding lipoprotein MlaA, with protein MKTKAGCRPVCFSGRAYGQILTILLIFLSGCAVQKGSTTPLTSQIEQNAQPVLLADVSHKTVPSVEPAPDVSSEEPFDPFAKPGEEAVEEYDPWEPLNTKFFEFNRQLDRWVLKPVAKGYNVVVPNVVQIGISNIFYNSRVTPRFLNNLFQGKFKGAGIEAGRFLINTTVGIGGFFDVAQRFNLTTPEEDTGQTLGFYGIKPGPYIMVPLLGPYTVRDLAGYAGDIALNPIYWLVLPTMHNIDAIPTVVSIDERLAIYLITIAARATEVVNERSLNLEKFQGVEESTVDLYAAVRNAYLQKRAKAIRE; from the coding sequence ATGAAGACCAAAGCTGGGTGTAGGCCGGTCTGCTTCAGTGGAAGAGCATATGGACAAATCCTTACCATCTTATTGATCTTCCTTTCCGGTTGTGCCGTTCAAAAAGGCTCCACTACCCCTCTCACTTCCCAGATCGAACAGAATGCTCAACCGGTTCTTCTTGCAGACGTCTCTCACAAGACCGTCCCTTCTGTCGAACCGGCTCCTGACGTCTCTTCCGAAGAGCCGTTCGATCCGTTCGCCAAACCCGGTGAAGAAGCGGTCGAGGAGTATGATCCCTGGGAACCACTCAATACCAAATTTTTTGAATTCAACCGCCAGCTGGACCGGTGGGTGCTGAAGCCGGTCGCCAAAGGATACAACGTCGTCGTTCCGAATGTCGTCCAGATCGGCATCAGCAATATCTTTTACAATAGTCGAGTGACCCCGCGATTCCTGAACAATCTATTTCAGGGAAAATTCAAAGGAGCCGGGATCGAGGCCGGGCGGTTCCTCATTAATACGACCGTCGGGATCGGCGGATTCTTCGATGTGGCTCAGCGGTTCAATCTCACGACACCGGAAGAAGATACGGGGCAGACATTGGGATTTTATGGAATCAAACCCGGGCCCTATATCATGGTGCCGCTTCTGGGACCGTACACGGTTCGAGATCTTGCCGGGTATGCAGGAGATATAGCTCTTAATCCGATTTACTGGCTGGTCCTACCCACTATGCATAATATAGATGCCATTCCGACTGTGGTGTCTATAGACGAGCGGCTGGCAATTTATCTCATCACGATTGCCGCGCGTGCGACCGAAGTCGTGAACGAGCGATCGTTGAATTTGGAAAAGTTTCAGGGTGTGGAAGAATCTACGGTGGATCTTTATGCCGCGGTCCGTAATGCCTACCTACAGAAGCGAGCCAAGGCGATTCGAGAATAG
- a CDS encoding Glutathione S-transferase, omega — protein MKVQAQFPDEQSPAGEFMRQPDAFRKWVTADGSSGYPSAPGRYHLYVSWACPWAHRAIIVRKLKQLEDVIGMTVVDPIRDERGWAFREGSGHSLDRINGFQFLREAYKATDPNYIGRMTVPVLWDCATKRIVTNSDDDLMRIFNGEFNRFTESPLDLYPDGLRQEIDELNTFIYENVNDGVYRAGFATSQQAYERAARRLFTALDQLEARLATRRYLFGPEFVETDWRLFVTLVRFDAVYHGHFKCNVRRIIDYPHLFGYLRDLYQTDGIAETVNFDHIKRHYYITHDDINPTRIVPIGPDQDLSTPHARDWLA, from the coding sequence ATGAAAGTGCAAGCCCAATTTCCAGACGAACAATCGCCGGCCGGCGAGTTCATGCGCCAACCGGACGCATTCAGGAAATGGGTCACAGCAGACGGCAGTTCGGGCTATCCCTCCGCCCCCGGCCGGTACCATCTCTACGTATCATGGGCCTGTCCTTGGGCCCATCGCGCCATCATCGTGCGCAAGTTGAAACAGCTTGAGGATGTGATCGGCATGACGGTCGTGGATCCTATTCGTGACGAACGAGGATGGGCATTTCGCGAAGGTTCGGGACATTCTCTCGACCGGATCAACGGCTTTCAGTTTCTCCGCGAAGCGTATAAAGCGACCGACCCGAACTATATCGGACGCATGACGGTCCCGGTCCTGTGGGATTGCGCGACCAAACGGATCGTCACCAACTCGGATGATGATCTGATGAGGATCTTCAACGGCGAATTCAATCGATTCACCGAAAGCCCGCTCGATTTGTACCCGGATGGCCTGCGGCAAGAGATCGACGAGCTCAACACCTTCATTTACGAAAACGTGAACGACGGGGTCTATCGAGCAGGATTCGCCACATCGCAGCAGGCGTATGAACGGGCGGCACGGCGATTGTTTACGGCGCTGGATCAACTCGAGGCGCGACTCGCAACCCGCCGTTACTTATTCGGACCGGAATTCGTGGAAACCGACTGGCGCCTTTTTGTCACGTTGGTGCGGTTCGATGCGGTATACCATGGACATTTTAAATGCAACGTCCGACGAATCATCGATTATCCGCATCTCTTCGGGTATCTGAGAGATCTCTACCAGACCGACGGTATCGCCGAGACCGTGAATTTCGACCATATCAAGCGGCATTACTACATCACGCACGACGATATCAATCCGACCCGTATCGTCCCGATCGGCCCCGATCAAGACTTGTCGACGCCCCATGCCCGTGACTGGTTGGCCTAA
- a CDS encoding CzcABC family efflux RND transporter, membrane fusion protein, whose product MTQTATSFLQWAIHHLAVCVILAGGISCENKPADTTRVKPDSSSRPGFLHLTSEELSRMQLELVPVAQGQILSHREFPATVQANQNELAEVTTLVRGRVVKVHVDVGQDVKKGALLAMLHSVDLGVAEGDYLKAGARLHEAELAQLRAKDLYENKAISLAELQRREAAMKTARAELREAKNRLELLGVPPEEIDRLERELTIKANVALRAPFDGRVITRNLTRGEVVETEQKLFTVADLTDVWVIGNVPEKDVQFIRKGQKVNVVLAAYPHAIISGIITYIGDMLDPATRTMSFRVTIPNPDRLLKPEMFAIVSVYIASSEDALSVPLSAIQDGPIGKMVFVQREVGVFEARAVKLGNEEGDVIRVLEGVKAGEQVVSKGSFALKSEMERHKIEPSL is encoded by the coding sequence GTGACTCAGACCGCAACCTCATTTCTTCAGTGGGCCATCCATCATCTGGCGGTTTGTGTGATCCTCGCAGGAGGGATTTCCTGCGAGAACAAACCGGCGGATACCACCCGAGTCAAACCGGACTCGTCTTCACGACCAGGATTCTTGCACCTGACGTCGGAAGAGTTATCGAGGATGCAGCTGGAGCTTGTGCCGGTGGCACAGGGACAGATTCTTTCGCATCGTGAGTTTCCCGCAACCGTTCAAGCCAACCAAAACGAATTGGCGGAGGTCACTACTCTGGTTCGTGGCCGGGTTGTGAAGGTCCATGTCGATGTCGGGCAGGATGTGAAAAAAGGCGCTCTTTTGGCGATGCTCCATAGCGTGGATCTCGGCGTCGCTGAAGGAGACTATCTCAAGGCCGGTGCAAGGCTTCATGAAGCGGAGCTGGCACAGCTTCGCGCCAAGGATTTGTACGAAAACAAGGCCATCAGCCTGGCGGAATTGCAACGACGCGAGGCTGCTATGAAGACGGCGCGAGCCGAACTGCGGGAGGCAAAAAACCGTCTCGAACTGCTTGGTGTCCCACCGGAGGAAATCGACAGGCTTGAGCGGGAATTGACGATCAAAGCCAACGTGGCCTTGCGTGCGCCGTTCGATGGGCGGGTTATCACACGAAACCTCACGAGAGGAGAAGTGGTCGAAACGGAACAGAAGCTCTTTACCGTCGCGGATCTCACGGATGTGTGGGTGATCGGCAACGTGCCGGAGAAGGACGTGCAATTCATCCGCAAGGGTCAGAAAGTCAACGTGGTGCTGGCGGCCTATCCCCATGCGATCATCAGCGGAATCATCACCTATATCGGAGACATGCTTGATCCGGCAACCCGCACCATGAGCTTCCGGGTGACGATTCCCAACCCGGATCGTCTGTTGAAACCGGAAATGTTCGCGATCGTCAGTGTGTATATCGCATCGAGCGAGGATGCGTTGAGCGTGCCTCTCTCGGCCATCCAAGACGGGCCTATCGGTAAGATGGTGTTTGTTCAACGGGAGGTCGGTGTTTTTGAGGCGCGGGCAGTAAAGTTGGGCAACGAAGAAGGAGACGTGATCAGGGTGCTGGAGGGAGTGAAGGCCGGCGAGCAGGTCGTGTCGAAGGGGTCCTTCGCCCTGAAGTCCGAAATGGAACGGCACAAGATCGAGCCCTCGCTATGA